A genome region from Zestosphaera sp. includes the following:
- a CDS encoding branched-chain amino acid ABC transporter permease encodes MIPGIQQAIMNTLQYMLFYLIFSLPLTLSYRTTKVINFAHANFITYGAYVAIFLHGIMGLNIMSVAAILAFLITGAIAVLNNVLVFTPLQKRGSSPAIIMISSMGLWIAYKYLLYMTTDIAHYYTIKNFVSYGRITYSDVPRGSVGGVELSQAFVASLITASLVVVLLYLLLEKTKIGRAMRAVADNPSLAEISGIPKSFVVNLTWFICGGIAGIGGVIWTSFSGAITPEAGDSMILQVFTVGFIGGLVSLLRTGIGAVLIATIENVGIAILNTYFGVPVSFRPFLTFVTLITTLIVSPPLGAGGGLPYRFLKRGSRK; translated from the coding sequence TTGATACCCGGCATACAGCAGGCAATAATGAACACGCTTCAATACATGTTATTCTACTTGATTTTTTCACTACCACTAACCTTAAGTTATAGAACGACTAAGGTAATCAATTTCGCGCACGCGAATTTCATAACTTATGGTGCATACGTGGCTATATTCTTACACGGTATTATGGGCTTGAATATCATGTCAGTAGCTGCAATTCTCGCTTTTCTGATTACCGGCGCCATAGCAGTTCTAAATAACGTACTTGTTTTTACACCTCTTCAGAAGAGAGGTTCTTCACCAGCTATAATAATGATATCTTCGATGGGTTTATGGATAGCTTACAAGTACCTGCTTTACATGACTACTGACATAGCGCATTATTACACCATCAAGAATTTCGTGTCTTACGGAAGAATTACGTACTCGGACGTGCCTAGAGGTAGTGTAGGAGGTGTTGAGCTTAGTCAAGCATTCGTAGCGAGTTTGATTACTGCATCATTAGTCGTAGTGCTACTCTATCTACTTCTAGAGAAGACCAAGATTGGTAGAGCTATGAGAGCTGTCGCTGATAATCCCTCGCTCGCTGAGATTTCAGGAATACCTAAATCATTCGTTGTGAATTTGACTTGGTTTATCTGTGGCGGCATCGCGGGGATAGGAGGAGTAATATGGACTTCTTTCTCGGGTGCTATAACTCCTGAAGCAGGTGATTCAATGATTCTTCAAGTATTTACTGTAGGCTTTATTGGTGGATTGGTTTCTCTCCTGAGAACAGGAATAGGGGCTGTGCTGATAGCTACTATTGAGAATGTGGGTATAGCAATACTTAATACGTATTTCGGAGTTCCAGTGAGTTTTAGACCCTTCCTAACTTTCGTAACGCTAATAACTACTCTAATAGTGTCTCCGCCGCTAGGTGCTGGGGGTGGGTTACCATATAGGTTTTTGAAGAGGGGGAGTAGGAAATGA
- the aspS gene encoding aspartate--tRNA ligase, producing MFAFPRRTHWCGELRKEHIGSEVVLNGWVHTIRKIGKISFILVRDRTGVIQVVVSSKNPYYEAVEALTPETVVAVRGVVRARPPAQVNPELPTGEVEVELKELVILNKAKSLPLPIFDRELMKTTSETMRLKYRYLDLRRPEMQYNLFFRAELVRVLRNSLDSKGFIEVETPYLARSTPEGARDFLVPSRLYPGKFYALTQSPQLFKQLLMIAGFERYYQFARCFRDEDPRADRQPEFTQLDIEMSFVTREDVMNTVEDLMLEVFSKTMKKELPRPLPRLTYFEALKKYGIDKPDIRFENYLEDGDENLRTALKARPNEAVRVLRFELRGKKPEAVREFIGEVLTHENGTRHYYLIKSAGSLVSNVREVETELMMSLNLGIDEAAVISVGDYVKASEALGTLRNSLGKYLELARKDDYAMLWIIDFPLFEVNEEGVLVSMHHPFTAPRPEDIPKLDTDPLKVIALSYDLVLNGYEVGGGSIRINNRELQEKILKMLGLTTEEMYDRYGFLLEALEYGAPPHGGIAIGLDRLVAVMLGYESIREVIAFPKNKEMMDPMTGAPGKPPEEHLREIKWLKINV from the coding sequence GTGTTTGCGTTTCCTAGAAGGACTCACTGGTGTGGTGAGTTACGGAAAGAGCATATAGGTAGTGAAGTTGTCTTGAACGGGTGGGTTCACACAATACGTAAAATCGGCAAAATATCTTTCATTTTAGTTAGAGACAGGACTGGCGTTATTCAAGTTGTTGTGAGTTCTAAGAATCCTTACTACGAAGCTGTGGAGGCATTAACTCCTGAAACAGTTGTTGCTGTGAGAGGTGTTGTGAGGGCTAGACCGCCTGCTCAAGTAAATCCTGAGCTACCTACGGGTGAGGTCGAGGTTGAGCTAAAAGAGTTAGTCATTCTTAACAAAGCTAAATCACTCCCTCTACCAATTTTTGATCGTGAGTTAATGAAGACTACGTCAGAGACTATGAGGTTAAAGTATAGGTACTTAGATCTTAGGAGGCCTGAGATGCAATACAACTTGTTTTTCAGGGCAGAGTTAGTCAGAGTTCTTAGGAACTCACTAGATTCGAAAGGATTTATAGAAGTTGAGACACCCTACTTAGCCAGGAGCACCCCAGAAGGAGCTAGAGATTTCCTAGTTCCTAGCAGGCTCTACCCAGGAAAGTTTTACGCTCTAACTCAGTCACCACAGTTATTCAAGCAACTCCTGATGATAGCAGGTTTTGAGAGATACTACCAGTTTGCCAGGTGCTTCAGAGACGAGGACCCTAGAGCCGATAGACAACCAGAATTCACGCAATTAGATATCGAGATGTCTTTCGTTACTAGAGAAGACGTAATGAATACTGTAGAGGACTTAATGCTTGAAGTATTTAGTAAAACAATGAAGAAAGAGTTGCCTAGACCACTACCTAGACTCACGTATTTCGAAGCATTAAAGAAATATGGGATAGACAAGCCTGACATAAGATTTGAGAATTATCTTGAAGACGGTGATGAGAACCTGAGGACCGCCCTAAAAGCAAGACCTAACGAAGCCGTAAGGGTCTTACGATTCGAGTTAAGGGGTAAGAAACCTGAGGCAGTAAGAGAATTTATTGGAGAAGTCTTAACTCACGAGAACGGCACGAGGCATTATTACCTTATCAAGAGTGCAGGCTCTCTCGTAAGTAATGTCAGAGAAGTAGAGACTGAGTTAATGATGTCGCTGAATCTAGGAATAGATGAAGCTGCCGTGATCTCTGTTGGTGACTACGTGAAGGCTTCAGAGGCTTTAGGGACTTTAAGAAACTCTTTAGGTAAGTACCTAGAGCTAGCAAGAAAAGACGACTACGCAATGTTATGGATAATAGACTTCCCACTCTTTGAGGTTAACGAGGAGGGAGTTCTAGTGTCGATGCATCACCCATTCACAGCGCCAAGACCTGAGGACATACCAAAGCTTGATACAGACCCACTTAAAGTGATAGCCTTATCTTACGACCTAGTTTTAAACGGTTATGAAGTGGGTGGCGGGAGTATAAGAATAAATAATAGAGAACTCCAAGAAAAGATACTCAAGATGCTTGGCTTAACTACTGAAGAAATGTATGATAGGTACGGCTTCCTATTAGAAGCGCTCGAGTACGGTGCACCACCACACGGCGGGATAGCTATAGGTCTTGACCGGCTAGTCGCAGTAATGTTAGGTTACGAGTCCATTAGAGAAGTCATAGCATTCCCCAAGAACAAAGAAATGATGGACCCCATGACTGGAGCACCGGGCAAGCCGCCCGAAGAACACTTAAGAGAGATTAAGTGGCTTAAAATAAACGTCTAG
- a CDS encoding monovalent cation/H+ antiporter complex subunit F, with amino-acid sequence MLSIHQILEVTIVIYMTSMVLFLLRVLKGPTIFDRVIAVDALSCDLTVFMALIVLYTGRYLIAFPMALIALWAYALDLYVSKYVEFEDIGE; translated from the coding sequence GTGCTTAGTATACATCAAATACTTGAAGTCACCATAGTTATATACATGACATCCATGGTTTTATTCTTGTTGAGAGTATTGAAAGGACCCACAATATTTGATAGAGTTATAGCTGTTGACGCTTTAAGTTGCGACCTCACAGTATTTATGGCTTTAATAGTTCTCTATACTGGGAGATACCTCATAGCTTTTCCTATGGCTTTAATAGCTTTATGGGCTTATGCACTAGACCTCTACGTATCTAAGTATGTAGAGTTTGAGGATATAGGTGAGTAG
- a CDS encoding CBS domain-containing protein, with protein sequence MPIIRRSRKFPIRVADIMSTPPITARDNTPVEEIAKIMNENNIGSVMIVDSGGYLTGIITERDLIFAVANGKIGKNLPAYMIMTENPVTIEPDAPIDEALQKMRENNIRHLPVTDLEKKPVGMVSLRDVIDAILTFIKVFA encoded by the coding sequence GTGCCTATAATTAGGCGTAGTAGAAAGTTCCCCATAAGAGTAGCTGACATCATGAGCACACCACCGATAACAGCCAGAGACAATACTCCCGTAGAAGAGATTGCTAAGATCATGAACGAGAACAACATTGGTAGCGTGATGATAGTTGATTCAGGAGGGTATTTGACAGGGATAATAACCGAGAGAGACCTCATATTCGCTGTAGCTAATGGGAAGATAGGCAAGAATCTCCCCGCTTACATGATAATGACTGAGAACCCCGTAACAATAGAGCCGGACGCTCCAATAGATGAGGCTCTACAGAAAATGCGTGAGAATAACATAAGGCACCTGCCAGTGACTGACCTGGAGAAAAAGCCTGTAGGTATGGTATCATTAAGAGACGTTATTGACGCAATACTAACTTTTATTAAGGTTTTTGCTTAA
- a CDS encoding branched-chain amino acid ABC transporter permease, whose translation MIGFDIVGFMISWLTLFGIYAILSLTLNLESGTAGITNFGKVVFYGVGAYVSATLTAYLILMLNGVDVSETPPYDIEGIILLGELGNKSPMLNIGLLVLSLMIAFAVSGSLGYLLTYPILRVGPAFVGFTLLSSGELLRIFLQHYEPVGASKGLMAIPTPFGWITDSRVREAAYLSLVLGLLALTYVVTHKLINSPLGRTLRALRDDEIAALCLGKHVPRIKATILFIGSGFAGIAGVLLAYYLTSVNPNMFVPAVTFNVWAMIILGGFGNLKGSLLGAAIITFVDRVLTFVTPQLGVTVISPDYLRWIIVGLLIVIVLLVNPKGLLPEKPIKTPALDVVLEELRGESR comes from the coding sequence ATGATAGGCTTTGATATTGTAGGCTTCATGATTAGTTGGTTAACTCTGTTCGGTATATACGCGATACTTTCGCTCACGCTTAATCTAGAATCAGGAACTGCTGGAATAACCAACTTCGGTAAGGTAGTCTTCTATGGTGTTGGAGCATATGTTAGCGCAACGCTGACGGCCTACCTAATCTTAATGCTAAATGGAGTTGACGTTAGTGAGACCCCGCCCTACGACATAGAAGGGATAATACTGCTTGGTGAGTTAGGTAACAAGAGTCCTATGCTAAACATTGGCTTACTAGTGCTCTCTCTCATGATAGCGTTTGCGGTATCTGGGTCTCTCGGCTACTTACTAACGTACCCTATTCTCAGGGTGGGCCCGGCATTTGTGGGGTTTACTCTGTTGAGTTCGGGAGAACTCTTGAGGATATTCTTACAACATTACGAGCCCGTAGGTGCTAGCAAGGGCTTAATGGCCATTCCAACACCATTTGGGTGGATAACTGATAGTAGGGTTCGTGAGGCAGCATACTTAAGTTTAGTATTAGGTCTTCTCGCGTTGACTTACGTAGTCACTCACAAATTAATTAACTCGCCCCTAGGGAGGACTCTTAGAGCTCTCAGAGACGATGAAATAGCTGCGTTGTGTTTGGGTAAACACGTACCCAGGATTAAAGCAACAATCCTTTTCATAGGTTCTGGATTTGCTGGCATAGCAGGAGTTCTCCTAGCCTACTACCTGACGTCAGTCAATCCTAACATGTTCGTGCCTGCAGTGACCTTCAACGTATGGGCTATGATAATTTTAGGAGGCTTCGGTAATTTGAAAGGGTCTTTACTCGGAGCAGCAATAATAACGTTTGTTGATAGAGTACTAACTTTCGTAACGCCTCAGCTAGGTGTTACCGTCATATCACCAGACTACTTGAGGTGGATTATAGTAGGGCTTTTAATAGTGATAGTACTGCTAGTTAATCCTAAAGGGTTGCTTCCAGAAAAACCGATTAAGACTCCCGCGTTAGATGTGGTGTTAGAAGAACTTAGAGGTGAGTCTAGGTGA
- a CDS encoding ABC transporter ATP-binding protein: MSVILEVRDVAKYFGGVKALDGVSLTVPERGLVGLIGPNGSGKTTLFNVITGFYVPDRGSVLFKESNDLVRVDGLNPNEVFKKGIVRTFQIPRLFSSLTVLENLLVTPIGQKGESPVRALFRNSWSTQERELAEKAIELLKKFNMLHYVNSRISELSAAHIKMLETIRGLMTPAKLYLLDEPAAGVDYMMAKELFTYVKRLRDEHNLTFFIIEHRLEILMEYVDYVYVLHNGKLLSEGKPQEVISDPKVIEAYIGV; the protein is encoded by the coding sequence GTGAGTGTGATACTTGAGGTAAGAGATGTAGCTAAGTATTTCGGTGGTGTCAAAGCACTTGACGGGGTTTCTCTGACAGTGCCTGAGAGAGGGTTAGTAGGGCTTATAGGTCCTAACGGCTCCGGCAAGACAACACTCTTTAACGTGATAACGGGCTTCTACGTGCCTGACAGAGGTAGTGTCTTATTCAAAGAATCTAATGATTTAGTCAGGGTAGATGGGCTAAATCCAAATGAAGTGTTTAAGAAGGGTATCGTGAGAACTTTCCAGATACCGAGGCTCTTTAGCTCGCTAACAGTGCTTGAGAATTTGCTGGTTACTCCTATAGGACAGAAGGGGGAGAGCCCTGTTAGAGCACTCTTCAGGAATTCTTGGAGTACTCAAGAGAGAGAACTAGCTGAGAAGGCTATAGAACTCCTCAAGAAATTCAATATGTTACACTACGTAAACTCGAGGATTTCAGAGCTATCTGCTGCGCACATAAAGATGCTCGAGACTATTAGGGGCCTTATGACGCCAGCCAAGCTATACCTACTTGACGAGCCGGCTGCAGGAGTTGATTATATGATGGCTAAAGAACTCTTTACTTACGTGAAGAGATTAAGAGACGAACACAACTTAACATTCTTCATTATCGAGCATAGACTAGAGATACTTATGGAGTACGTAGACTATGTTTATGTTCTTCATAACGGTAAGTTACTCTCTGAGGGTAAACCTCAAGAAGTCATTTCAGATCCTAAAGTAATAGAGGCTTACATAGGTGTCTAA
- a CDS encoding ABC transporter ATP-binding protein, whose amino-acid sequence MLKVNNLKSGYGKMIVLQDVNIYVKEGEIVAVLGPNGAGKTTLLNSIYGLATIHEGEITFEGTPIHKMSPHDIVRMGISYAPQLDNVFPNLTVLENLQMGSYIRGNDPAIKNDIEEVFNIFPEIERRKNQKAKTLSGGERQMLAVARALMSKPKMLLLDEPTAGLSPKAGATLMKKIKEIRDSRGVTILLVEQNVRRALEIADKGYVLVSGRIIKEALAEDLRKVDIEKLFFMGAKS is encoded by the coding sequence ATGCTGAAAGTAAATAATCTAAAGTCTGGCTACGGAAAAATGATAGTATTGCAGGACGTAAACATATATGTTAAGGAAGGTGAGATAGTAGCTGTCTTAGGTCCTAACGGAGCAGGAAAGACTACACTCTTGAACTCTATATACGGTCTAGCAACAATCCATGAAGGAGAGATAACTTTTGAGGGCACTCCAATACATAAGATGAGCCCACACGACATAGTAAGGATGGGGATCAGCTACGCACCACAGCTAGATAACGTCTTCCCTAACCTTACAGTCTTGGAGAACCTGCAGATGGGCTCCTACATTAGAGGTAATGACCCTGCAATAAAGAACGACATAGAAGAAGTGTTCAACATATTTCCTGAAATAGAGAGAAGGAAAAATCAGAAAGCTAAGACCTTGAGCGGTGGCGAGAGACAGATGCTTGCAGTAGCTAGAGCCTTAATGTCTAAGCCTAAGATGTTATTACTAGACGAGCCAACAGCAGGACTATCGCCAAAGGCAGGCGCGACATTAATGAAGAAAATAAAAGAAATTAGAGATAGTAGGGGAGTCACTATACTACTAGTAGAGCAGAACGTTAGGAGAGCTCTTGAAATAGCTGATAAGGGATACGTCTTAGTGAGTGGAAGGATAATCAAGGAAGCGTTAGCTGAAGACTTAAGAAAAGTAGATATCGAGAAACTATTCTTCATGGGAGCAAAGTCCTGA
- a CDS encoding penicillin-binding protein activator, with translation MAFDMKTLALVIVVLIIGLAVGYGIAAVTGGGAVTTVTVTPEKKVYTIGFTLPLSGELSSIGKVWEKVVQLAIEDLNREVQAYGFNVEFRSVILDDGTTAERALQNVQSFVQQGIKVVIGPAASAQVKAVKSYVDANKIVLISPSSTAPTLAIPNDYIFRTVGSDAGQAKALAALAYQEGARKVIVFYRNDEYGKAFADFFENYFREMGGTVVKLPYQTGLPDYASEVATLASKVQSEGAEAVVLIAFDTDGANILSHAAESDVLSSVRWFISEGPHGAKELLSSAVGQFASRVRLFGTRPLFIANPLYEDFKNRMVQRFGEEPGVFSENLYDAIKLAGWAILRAGTYDGEAIRAALIEVAKTYYGPSGWTVFDSAGDKAQQDYGVWAIVPGGPMGYQFKDVGLYERGSIIFLEEAYS, from the coding sequence ATGGCATTTGACATGAAAACTCTTGCTTTAGTAATAGTGGTCTTGATAATAGGTCTAGCAGTAGGTTACGGCATAGCAGCTGTGACGGGCGGTGGTGCGGTCACTACCGTGACCGTGACTCCTGAGAAGAAGGTATACACTATAGGCTTCACTCTACCACTCTCGGGAGAACTGTCTTCAATAGGTAAGGTATGGGAGAAAGTAGTTCAGCTAGCTATTGAGGACCTAAACAGAGAGGTTCAGGCTTACGGCTTTAACGTTGAGTTCCGTTCTGTGATACTAGATGACGGCACTACCGCGGAGAGAGCACTGCAGAACGTGCAGAGCTTTGTTCAGCAAGGTATTAAAGTAGTCATAGGACCTGCAGCCAGCGCTCAAGTTAAGGCTGTTAAATCTTACGTTGACGCTAACAAAATAGTTCTAATATCTCCGTCTTCTACTGCACCTACCCTAGCAATACCTAACGACTACATTTTCAGGACTGTAGGTTCTGACGCCGGACAAGCTAAAGCATTAGCTGCTTTAGCTTATCAAGAAGGCGCTAGAAAAGTCATCGTATTCTACAGGAACGATGAGTACGGTAAAGCATTTGCAGACTTCTTTGAGAACTACTTCAGAGAGATGGGAGGTACCGTGGTTAAGCTCCCCTACCAGACAGGTTTGCCAGATTACGCATCAGAAGTAGCTACCCTAGCGAGCAAGGTCCAGAGTGAGGGAGCCGAAGCTGTAGTGTTAATAGCTTTCGATACCGACGGGGCTAACATACTCTCTCACGCTGCTGAATCAGATGTACTCTCTAGTGTGAGGTGGTTTATCTCTGAGGGACCGCACGGTGCGAAGGAGTTACTATCTTCAGCTGTTGGTCAATTCGCGTCAAGAGTGAGGCTCTTCGGGACTAGACCTCTATTCATAGCTAACCCATTATATGAGGACTTCAAGAATAGAATGGTGCAGAGATTCGGTGAGGAGCCAGGCGTATTTAGCGAGAACTTGTATGATGCCATAAAGCTTGCCGGCTGGGCAATACTTAGAGCGGGTACTTATGACGGGGAAGCGATAAGAGCAGCCTTAATAGAAGTAGCCAAGACTTACTACGGCCCCAGCGGATGGACCGTCTTCGATTCTGCAGGTGATAAAGCACAGCAGGATTACGGTGTGTGGGCTATAGTTCCTGGAGGACCTATGGGTTACCAATTCAAAGATGTTGGTTTGTATGAGAGAGGCTCTATAATATTCCTTGAGGAAGCATATTCGTAA
- a CDS encoding ABC transporter ATP-binding protein — MFVKSGVVVEVRDLVKIYKYKGGEVQALKGVTASFAPGTLTCVMGPSGSGKTTLLNLIGGIDTPTGGQVNVGKIKVHELKGVELDKYRLMNVGFVFQALNLIPTLTALENVMLPAQMAGLSRQESVKRAHELLKLVGLGDKASRYPEELSGGEQQRVAIAVALANDPSLIAADEPTAELDSQNAKKVVDVLVGLARDYGKTVILATHDPRVAVNTDRILRLEDGRLVGEAKPIDLEKSVVSSAPREASATLSEIIKVKIANIEKEIRETEEMFRKNMLSAEEFYSKATKLRLMKEALTELLTSIGSS; from the coding sequence GTGTTCGTGAAGTCTGGTGTTGTGGTTGAGGTGAGAGACTTAGTAAAGATATACAAGTATAAGGGTGGTGAGGTACAAGCACTTAAGGGAGTCACTGCATCGTTCGCGCCGGGAACGCTGACGTGCGTAATGGGTCCTTCAGGCTCTGGTAAGACAACACTCTTGAACTTGATAGGAGGTATTGATACGCCGACAGGCGGTCAAGTAAATGTAGGTAAGATTAAAGTTCACGAACTTAAGGGTGTTGAGCTAGATAAGTATAGGTTAATGAATGTTGGCTTCGTCTTTCAAGCACTCAACTTGATACCTACTCTGACCGCTTTAGAGAACGTAATGCTCCCTGCACAGATGGCGGGCCTCAGCAGACAGGAATCAGTTAAGAGAGCTCACGAGCTACTAAAGTTAGTCGGACTAGGAGATAAGGCTAGCAGGTATCCTGAAGAGCTGAGTGGTGGTGAGCAACAAAGGGTAGCTATAGCTGTGGCGCTAGCTAACGACCCCTCACTAATCGCAGCTGACGAGCCTACAGCCGAGCTCGACTCACAAAACGCTAAGAAAGTCGTTGACGTGCTCGTCGGACTGGCTAGAGACTACGGCAAGACAGTAATCTTGGCTACACACGACCCTAGAGTAGCCGTCAACACAGACAGAATACTAAGACTAGAAGACGGCAGACTAGTAGGTGAGGCAAAGCCTATAGACCTAGAAAAAAGCGTCGTAAGCAGTGCGCCACGAGAAGCCTCAGCAACTCTCTCAGAAATAATAAAAGTTAAGATAGCAAACATAGAAAAAGAAATAAGAGAGACTGAAGAGATGTTTAGAAAAAATATGTTGTCGGCTGAAGAATTCTACTCAAAAGCAACAAAGCTTAGACTCATGAAAGAAGCTTTAACAGAACTGCTGACTTCCATAGGCAGTTCCTAA
- a CDS encoding biotin--[acetyl-CoA-carboxylase] ligase translates to MRVRSLIDDFSDLTKYLSGKSRLRYVIFHVSSCSSTQDLAMSLFEQGYGEGLVVLSEEMSSGRGRLGRSWTATPGGLWFTLVLTPPKPTNLQILSLGVGSSVAKALKELYGLNAVVKWPNDVLVNEKKISGVLIEGKKKLSIALFVGVGVNVNNEIPEELKEKAVSIKEVLTRQVSRAPLLARILQEIEETYSKLLEEKTDEILREWRSLAGTLGKKVKVVTGEEVIEGVAVDVTSDGSLIVVDRAGIRRVIYSGDVTHLTQFPN, encoded by the coding sequence GTGAGGGTTCGAAGCTTGATAGATGATTTCAGCGACTTGACAAAATACTTAAGTGGAAAGAGTAGGTTAAGGTATGTAATCTTTCATGTAAGTAGTTGCTCCTCTACTCAAGACCTAGCCATGTCGCTTTTCGAGCAAGGCTATGGCGAGGGCTTAGTAGTTCTCTCGGAAGAGATGAGTTCAGGGAGAGGCAGATTAGGAAGGAGTTGGACGGCTACTCCAGGAGGTCTTTGGTTCACTTTAGTCCTCACACCTCCTAAACCAACTAATCTTCAGATACTTAGCTTAGGAGTAGGTTCTTCAGTAGCTAAAGCACTTAAAGAACTCTATGGGCTTAACGCAGTAGTTAAGTGGCCTAACGACGTTTTAGTGAATGAAAAGAAGATTTCCGGAGTCCTGATAGAGGGAAAGAAGAAGCTTAGCATAGCCCTCTTCGTAGGTGTGGGAGTTAATGTAAATAATGAGATACCAGAAGAACTGAAGGAGAAAGCAGTAAGTATTAAGGAAGTCCTCACTCGACAAGTCTCTAGGGCTCCCTTACTAGCAAGGATACTTCAAGAAATTGAGGAAACTTACTCTAAGTTACTTGAGGAAAAGACAGACGAGATTCTGAGAGAGTGGCGTAGTCTTGCAGGAACTCTGGGAAAGAAAGTTAAGGTAGTTACTGGAGAAGAAGTTATTGAGGGAGTAGCAGTTGACGTAACATCTGATGGCTCACTAATAGTAGTGGATAGAGCTGGGATTAGACGCGTCATCTACAGTGGTGACGTGACACACTTAACACAGTTCCCTAATTAG
- a CDS encoding sodium:solute symporter family protein — MKFLEAEALIASSIVFSVIAISVFIGLLVSKLRVKVLRADTYIVAGRTLGTLVFFLNSAAVIYSGYTFLGTAGYSYKYGAATMFVWGTSLLGYIVGYLVAPRVWSLAKKNNLLTLSDFIMWRYNSKALMVLAAIISVVFQIPYVQLQIQAVSIIIDTTSYGSLPSLHLSVVVFGLVILYVFLGGMMSIALTNVFLGALMLATMFGGSWAIILKYFGGLPGLYEAVSSVSPTHLTLPGPGGLRPETWFISSVIGTGIGFWCWSQRVQTLFTAKDVRVIKKGMVLNSWYLVLGSLWVTHMGLVALALGTRLRSSDYAFITLVSEAFGPVVLGLVAAGGAAASLSTAAGLLLDQASTISRNLIQQVFKNKLGDKELVTLTRIAVVGLGIVSTILAYLSPALLVDLLLMGYAGVTQLLPGLFIGIFWKDLQKYEVLSGLLAGELTVLLMSAFWGQEPFSIHLIIWGLTANLATLSTTYVIRKTIRR, encoded by the coding sequence GTGAAGTTTTTGGAGGCTGAGGCATTAATAGCTTCTTCTATAGTATTCTCCGTGATAGCTATATCTGTGTTCATAGGGCTTCTAGTGTCTAAGCTGAGAGTCAAGGTTCTGAGAGCAGACACGTACATAGTTGCTGGAAGGACTTTAGGAACTCTCGTCTTCTTCCTTAACTCGGCTGCCGTGATCTATAGCGGCTATACCTTCTTAGGTACTGCCGGTTACTCTTACAAGTACGGTGCGGCGACTATGTTTGTTTGGGGCACATCACTTCTAGGTTATATCGTAGGATACTTAGTAGCTCCTCGAGTGTGGAGCCTAGCTAAGAAAAACAACCTACTAACTCTATCTGACTTCATCATGTGGAGATATAACAGCAAGGCTTTAATGGTGTTAGCCGCGATAATCTCAGTAGTTTTCCAGATACCTTACGTGCAACTACAGATACAGGCAGTCTCGATAATAATTGACACAACATCTTACGGCTCACTACCCTCACTACACCTATCTGTAGTAGTTTTCGGTTTAGTGATTCTCTACGTGTTTCTCGGCGGGATGATGTCTATAGCGCTAACTAATGTGTTTCTCGGCGCTTTAATGCTCGCCACGATGTTCGGTGGTAGCTGGGCTATAATTCTCAAGTACTTTGGTGGGTTGCCAGGTCTTTACGAGGCAGTTTCGTCAGTCTCGCCTACCCACCTAACACTCCCAGGTCCTGGTGGCTTAAGACCTGAGACTTGGTTCATATCTTCAGTCATAGGTACCGGAATAGGTTTTTGGTGCTGGTCTCAAAGAGTTCAGACACTATTTACCGCCAAAGATGTTAGAGTAATCAAGAAAGGTATGGTTCTTAACTCTTGGTACCTAGTCTTGGGGTCACTCTGGGTAACTCACATGGGGTTAGTTGCTTTAGCTCTAGGCACTCGGTTAAGGAGTAGTGACTACGCCTTCATCACGCTAGTCAGTGAGGCTTTCGGACCTGTAGTGCTGGGCTTAGTAGCTGCTGGTGGGGCAGCAGCATCTCTCTCTACGGCGGCAGGTCTCCTACTAGATCAAGCAAGCACTATATCAAGAAATCTGATACAGCAAGTCTTTAAGAATAAACTAGGAGATAAGGAACTAGTGACTCTGACTAGGATTGCCGTAGTGGGATTAGGGATAGTATCGACGATCTTGGCTTACCTATCTCCAGCACTTCTAGTTGATTTACTCTTGATGGGTTACGCTGGCGTGACTCAGTTACTCCCAGGTCTCTTCATAGGTATTTTCTGGAAAGACCTCCAAAAATACGAGGTTTTAAGCGGATTACTAGCAGGGGAGCTGACAGTACTACTAATGTCTGCTTTCTGGGGTCAAGAACCGTTCAGCATACACCTAATAATATGGGGTCTAACAGCGAACCTAGCAACTCTCTCAACTACCTACGTAATAAGAAAAACAATAAGAAGATAA